From Pseudodesulfovibrio sp. S3, one genomic window encodes:
- a CDS encoding arginine deiminase family protein yields the protein MFTRAITRRPSEEMVNGITSANLGKPDFALALKQHDIYCQTLADLGLDVTVLDAEPGYPDCCFVEDTAVVCAHVAVLTPLGAPSRQGEQKTIEPELAKHKPLVKIAPPALIEGGDVLQVEDTFYVGLSDRTNNEGALALAHAVAPHGYKTEIIACCPSLHFKTDVNFIGNNTLLLSPCCNEMEQLSGFKRIIVDDDEAYARNCLYINGTVIVPDGFPKTLEKVRATGIRTVVIDVSEFRKLDGGLTCLSLRF from the coding sequence ATGTTCACCCGCGCCATAACCCGCCGTCCGTCTGAAGAAATGGTCAATGGCATCACCTCCGCCAATCTGGGTAAGCCTGATTTTGCCCTGGCCCTGAAGCAACACGACATCTACTGCCAAACCCTGGCCGATCTCGGCCTGGACGTGACCGTGCTTGACGCTGAGCCTGGTTACCCGGATTGCTGTTTCGTGGAAGACACCGCCGTGGTCTGCGCGCATGTGGCCGTCCTGACGCCGCTCGGCGCGCCTTCCCGCCAGGGCGAGCAAAAAACCATCGAGCCGGAACTTGCCAAGCACAAGCCCTTGGTCAAGATCGCTCCGCCCGCGCTCATCGAAGGCGGCGACGTGTTGCAGGTGGAGGACACCTTCTATGTCGGTTTGTCCGATCGGACCAACAACGAGGGCGCCCTGGCCCTGGCCCATGCCGTCGCACCCCATGGTTACAAGACCGAAATCATTGCCTGCTGCCCCAGCCTGCATTTCAAGACTGACGTCAACTTTATCGGCAACAATACTCTCCTGCTCTCGCCCTGCTGCAACGAGATGGAACAACTCTCCGGCTTTAAAAGGATTATCGTGGACGATGACGAGGCATACGCCCGCAACTGCCTGTACATCAACGGCACCGTCATCGTGCCTGACGGTTTTCCCAAGACCTTGGAAAAGGTTCGGGCCACCGGGATCAGAACCGTGGTCATCGACGTGTCCGAATTCCGCAAACTCGACGGCGGCCTGACCTGTCTGTCCCTCAGATTCTAA
- a CDS encoding class I SAM-dependent methyltransferase — translation MNTSMVALVAARNGDAILEIGFGCGTVIREMGDLVGDGVVEGIDFSDAMMHVAKKRNRHHIRKGRVRLTHGDFDTAVYPDGAFNAVCSANTIYFWSDPSQTCARIHEVLKPGGKVVLAFVDKGKMETMPLDMEVFRPVSCAAALEMLESVGFSSVQAHAVGDGGAMFCVTGLKER, via the coding sequence TTGAACACCTCGATGGTGGCTCTTGTCGCAGCGCGCAACGGCGATGCAATCCTGGAAATAGGGTTCGGATGCGGCACCGTTATCAGGGAGATGGGTGACCTTGTGGGGGACGGGGTTGTCGAGGGAATAGATTTTTCCGATGCCATGATGCATGTGGCAAAGAAACGCAACCGGCACCACATCCGAAAGGGACGCGTCAGGTTGACGCACGGTGACTTCGATACTGCGGTGTATCCCGACGGGGCCTTTAACGCAGTCTGTTCTGCCAATACCATTTATTTTTGGTCCGATCCTTCCCAGACCTGCGCTCGAATCCATGAGGTGCTCAAACCGGGCGGAAAGGTCGTGTTGGCGTTTGTGGACAAGGGGAAAATGGAAACCATGCCCCTGGATATGGAGGTCTTTCGCCCAGTCTCCTGCGCTGCTGCCCTGGAGATGCTGGAATCCGTCGGGTTTTCATCGGTTCAGGCCCATGCCGTTGGAGACGGGGGAGCCATGTTCTGCGTGACCGGTCTCAAGGAACGCTAG